The following coding sequences are from one Arcobacter nitrofigilis DSM 7299 window:
- a CDS encoding acyl-[acyl-carrier-protein] thioesterase: MENYFDKEFELRFFEMNRLGEASPIAILTLLQETAAEHCHYAGHNLLSLMSENLGWVLLSGMMQMQRYPLYKEKIIIRTWISKYQTIRGLRENIIYDENYNIIGRARGLWLFYDIKKRRPTRIHPDFLKRWSSDKSVSLEHDISNKIEALDSFEYRKEFKVNMYDTDTNKHVNNLRYLQWLIESIPNEILNNYYLYFIDGRFISEAQYGDVLLSSTKKDSSENSFVHTIQIKSTNKVCATGKTIWKKI, translated from the coding sequence GTGGAAAACTATTTTGATAAAGAGTTTGAATTGAGATTTTTTGAGATGAATAGATTAGGGGAAGCTTCTCCTATTGCTATATTGACTTTGCTTCAAGAAACTGCTGCTGAGCATTGTCATTATGCTGGGCATAATCTTTTATCTTTGATGTCAGAAAATCTTGGATGGGTATTGCTATCTGGTATGATGCAAATGCAACGTTATCCTTTATATAAAGAAAAAATAATTATTAGAACTTGGATATCAAAATATCAGACTATTAGAGGATTAAGAGAAAATATCATTTATGATGAAAACTATAATATTATAGGAAGAGCTAGAGGTTTATGGCTTTTTTATGATATAAAAAAAAGAAGACCTACACGAATACATCCAGACTTTTTAAAAAGATGGTCATCAGACAAATCAGTATCTCTTGAACACGATATAAGTAATAAAATTGAAGCTCTTGATTCTTTTGAATATAGAAAAGAGTTTAAAGTTAATATGTATGATACTGATACTAACAAACATGTTAATAATCTTAGATATCTACAATGGCTAATAGAATCAATACCTAATGAGATACTAAATAACTATTATTTGTACTTTATAGATGGGCGTTTTATATCAGAGGCTCAATATGGTGATGTGCTTTTATCTTCAACAAAAAAGGATAGTTCTGAAAACTCTTTTGTACATACTATTCAAATTAAAAGTACAAATAAAGTTTGTGCCACAGGTAAAACTATCTGGAAAAAAATTTGA
- a CDS encoding TIGR02391 family protein: MAEHIKPFDAQNLEAICKVLADTNNGLTGTQIGYILQDCKVQDTDPSATKWKRLFNAMVHKQNERQIGNFLIMFINRAMNPVNYSRDKEIFEWRRTELNIVLSFSGFEVREDGKVIKSTKETTLRGARERAGALKSKLEDRKAHIEIYNYCKAELLDENYFHAVLEAIKGLAQRIRNMSGLSLDGAELVNTAFSVKSPILGINALESETDKSEQKGFSNMLVGLFSAIRNPIAHVPKSYWSLSEQDALDILSTISFVHRKLDMTQKC; encoded by the coding sequence TTGGCAGAACATATCAAACCGTTTGATGCACAGAACTTAGAAGCAATTTGTAAAGTTTTAGCTGATACCAACAATGGTTTAACAGGGACACAAATTGGATATATTTTACAGGATTGTAAAGTACAAGATACAGATCCATCTGCAACTAAATGGAAGCGTCTATTTAATGCAATGGTACATAAACAGAATGAGCGTCAGATTGGAAATTTTTTAATAATGTTTATTAATAGAGCAATGAATCCAGTAAATTACTCAAGAGATAAAGAAATATTTGAATGGCGTAGAACAGAATTGAATATTGTATTGTCTTTTTCAGGTTTTGAAGTTAGAGAAGATGGAAAAGTTATTAAAAGTACAAAAGAAACAACACTAAGAGGGGCAAGAGAAAGAGCTGGTGCACTTAAATCCAAATTAGAGGATAGAAAAGCACATATAGAAATTTATAATTATTGTAAAGCTGAATTATTAGATGAAAACTATTTTCACGCCGTTTTGGAAGCGATAAAAGGTTTAGCACAAAGAATAAGAAATATGTCAGGGCTTTCTTTAGATGGAGCAGAACTTGTTAACACTGCATTTTCAGTAAAAAGTCCCATTTTAGGTATAAATGCATTAGAATCAGAAACAGATAAAAGTGAACAAAAAGGTTTTAGTAATATGCTAGTGGGACTATTTAGTGCAATCAGAAATCCTATAGCTCATGTTCCAAAAAGTTATTGGTCATTATCTGAACAAGATGCTTTAGATATATTATCTACGATATCTTTTGTACATAGAAAACTAGATATGACTCAAAAATGCTAA
- a CDS encoding STM3941 family protein, with the protein MKNSEIKIFVNKFKIFFLCLGAVLFVYLGFLMLMKDSFLINIFGMISIMFFGYGVIKISLELLSKSPRLIINEIGIFEYSIGMILWTDINNISITHASRQKFITVHIKNPNKYMKKLNMFEKLFANLNNVFYQSPIHISSTGLDIDFNELHSIIEKKFKLHRKPNKYEETNSLP; encoded by the coding sequence ATGAAAAATAGCGAAATTAAAATCTTTGTTAATAAATTTAAAATATTTTTCTTATGTCTTGGGGCAGTTCTTTTTGTATACTTAGGTTTCCTTATGTTAATGAAAGATAGTTTTTTAATAAACATTTTTGGGATGATAAGTATAATGTTTTTTGGCTATGGAGTCATAAAAATCAGTTTAGAGCTACTTAGTAAATCACCAAGACTTATTATTAATGAAATTGGAATTTTTGAATATTCAATTGGAATGATTTTATGGACTGATATAAATAACATTTCCATAACTCATGCATCTAGACAAAAGTTTATAACTGTACATATCAAAAATCCAAATAAATATATGAAAAAATTAAATATGTTTGAAAAACTCTTTGCAAACTTAAATAATGTTTTTTATCAAAGTCCAATACATATTTCATCTACTGGATTAGATATTGATTTTAATGAATTACATAGTATTATAGAAAAGAAATTCAAATTACATAGAAAACCTAACAAATACGAGGAGACCAATAGTTTACCCTAG
- a CDS encoding MATE family efflux transporter encodes MLIVLSLILTIILNSFLARSSLKFLNTLIDLSIFRDLSSIELSLLVIPLFIIIPTLGIYFILRKFNFDQKLQNMKVVKIIFGIVLTLFVFYIAILLFSSTIRGGGATFAVKVIFGSYILPVIILLLFIAIGMIIYKLIKLRKTTYDNIPLSNKEISLFKYIGVGSIVTTLIVLLNPYGNILKNYKGNNTFQELCKNAKTTIYEEVDLDSIFLYSSWQSRYCKIDNYNTYNSSGGGILPYPRIVIDSNITFETLNSNKKTNNDFKYKYYDNKSEKNYRNGVESKSIKSEYGYIEKQIYNKDSIHGSSVEIFKLDNNKTIAKSIYYINKKTRKVCGDLTRQETYGKKCLKPFYLVLDMLDKSTKD; translated from the coding sequence ATGTTAATTGTTTTATCATTAATTTTGACCATTATATTGAATAGCTTTCTTGCTAGAAGTAGTTTAAAGTTTTTAAATACACTTATTGACTTATCTATATTTAGAGATTTATCATCAATTGAACTATCACTTTTAGTGATTCCTTTATTTATAATCATACCTACACTGGGTATATATTTTATATTACGAAAATTTAATTTTGACCAGAAACTACAAAATATGAAAGTAGTAAAGATTATTTTTGGTATTGTACTTACACTGTTTGTATTTTATATTGCTATTCTATTATTCTCTAGTACTATTAGAGGTGGAGGAGCCACCTTTGCTGTTAAAGTAATCTTTGGTAGTTATATTTTACCTGTTATTATTTTGTTGTTGTTTATTGCAATTGGAATGATTATCTATAAATTAATAAAGTTAAGAAAAACAACATATGATAATATACCTTTAAGTAACAAAGAAATTAGTTTATTTAAATATATTGGTGTTGGTTCTATTGTAACTACTTTAATTGTTTTACTAAATCCATATGGCAATATATTAAAAAACTATAAAGGGAATAATACATTTCAAGAACTGTGTAAAAATGCTAAGACAACTATATATGAAGAAGTTGATTTAGATAGTATTTTTTTATATTCTAGTTGGCAAAGTAGATATTGTAAAATTGATAATTATAATACTTATAATTCTAGTGGTGGTGGAATTCTTCCTTATCCAAGAATTGTAATTGACTCTAATATTACATTTGAAACTTTAAACTCTAATAAAAAAACAAACAATGATTTCAAATATAAATATTATGATAATAAGAGCGAAAAAAATTATAGAAATGGCGTCGAAAGTAAAAGCATAAAAAGTGAATATGGATATATTGAAAAACAAATTTATAATAAAGATTCAATTCATGGTAGCTCCGTAGAAATCTTTAAGTTAGATAATAATAAAACTATTGCGAAATCCATTTATTATATAAATAAAAAAACAAGAAAAGTATGTGGTGACCTTACACGGCAGGAAACATATGGTAAAAAATGCTTAAAGCCATTTTATCTAGTATTAGATATGTTAGATAAATCGACGAAAGACTAA
- a CDS encoding phage exclusion protein Lit family protein yields MKKKLIQVLHNNIINFFENTTEHSSEIHKKHVENGQVSQNILFDNSDQAIKFPFVNLDTKEITIQETHLSHLWSFTYAVFVIYEEGIQKKLLDNTFDGSIDLSPPLLNRANQLLSWSISLKDNYSDWNRNLPNPDIDYSIKNDETFYIEKINNLFQSSVAFLLYHEIAHLVNNHSSYYFGFNNENYEEIQELEKEADEYAFSMLIQDNEKNKIEKGLSIIIIFCSALMLSNKSNLKQKKHPDIDQRLLTILNKLNFDEIENEFYVYYLGSYILQMYFQKENIAFKQETCDTHKELFFKYLAQVDEIKQGI; encoded by the coding sequence ATGAAAAAAAAACTAATTCAAGTATTACATAATAATATTATTAATTTTTTTGAAAACACCACTGAGCATAGCAGTGAAATACATAAAAAACATGTTGAGAATGGACAAGTGTCTCAAAATATTTTATTTGATAATAGTGACCAAGCTATCAAATTTCCTTTTGTCAATTTAGACACAAAAGAAATTACAATTCAAGAAACACACTTATCTCATTTATGGAGCTTTACATATGCAGTTTTTGTTATTTATGAAGAAGGAATACAAAAAAAACTTTTAGATAATACATTTGACGGAAGTATAGATTTAAGTCCCCCATTACTAAATAGAGCTAATCAACTATTAAGCTGGTCTATAAGTTTAAAAGATAACTATTCAGATTGGAATCGAAATCTTCCAAATCCTGATATTGATTACTCTATCAAAAATGATGAAACATTTTATATAGAAAAGATAAATAATTTATTTCAATCATCTGTTGCATTCTTACTTTATCATGAAATTGCTCATTTAGTAAATAACCATAGTTCTTATTATTTTGGTTTTAATAATGAAAACTATGAAGAAATACAAGAATTAGAAAAAGAAGCTGATGAATACGCATTTTCAATGCTTATTCAAGATAATGAAAAAAATAAAATTGAAAAAGGTCTAAGTATTATAATAATTTTTTGCTCTGCATTGATGTTAAGCAATAAATCTAATTTAAAACAAAAAAAACATCCTGATATTGATCAAAGATTATTAACAATTCTTAATAAGTTAAACTTTGATGAGATTGAAAATGAATTTTATGTTTATTACTTAGGTAGTTATATATTACAAATGTACTTTCAAAAAGAAAATATTGCTTTTAAACAAGAGACGTGTGATACACATAAAGAATTGTTTTTTAAATATTTAGCTCAAGTTGATGAAATTAAACAAGGCATCTAA
- a CDS encoding gamma-glutamylcyclotransferase family protein has product MDNSNQRLNDVFFYGLYMDEEILKNKNVEPRNKRVAFANDYQLRIGNMATLLRKKDSQAYGLVYSLTHDEIDTLYKKSGLTDYISESILVELDDGSKIATLCCILLNEPSSSESNPEYFKKLKLCMESYNLPLPTTV; this is encoded by the coding sequence ATGGATAATTCGAACCAAAGATTAAATGATGTATTTTTTTATGGATTATATATGGATGAAGAAATACTAAAAAATAAAAATGTTGAACCTAGAAATAAAAGAGTTGCTTTTGCAAATGATTATCAACTCAGAATTGGGAATATGGCAACACTTCTGAGAAAAAAAGATTCACAAGCTTATGGATTAGTATATTCATTAACCCATGATGAAATTGATACTTTATATAAAAAATCAGGATTAACTGATTATATTTCAGAATCAATATTAGTAGAATTAGATGATGGTTCAAAAATTGCCACTTTATGTTGTATTTTATTAAATGAACCATCAAGTAGCGAAAGTAATCCTGAATACTTTAAAAAATTAAAACTATGTATGGAAAGTTATAATTTGCCTCTACCAACTACGGTATAA
- a CDS encoding carboxymuconolactone decarboxylase family protein encodes MTRIKLSNYGNSAFEKLIGHNKNILDKWNELEVTLFTSSSLSTELLEQVRRTIAFENECEYCMVKGGKVDPYQTDEKINLAIAFAQIFSINHKDISNKHFELLKEEFTDKEISELCTFISFISSSQKLGRIYNLTEEYQQNKVTSMKELT; translated from the coding sequence ATGACAAGAATAAAACTTTCTAACTATGGTAACTCAGCATTTGAAAAACTTATTGGGCATAATAAAAATATTTTAGATAAATGGAATGAATTAGAAGTAACATTATTTACATCATCTTCATTATCAACTGAATTATTAGAACAAGTTAGAAGAACTATAGCTTTTGAAAATGAATGTGAATATTGTATGGTTAAGGGAGGTAAAGTAGATCCTTATCAAACTGATGAAAAAATAAATCTTGCAATAGCATTTGCACAAATATTTTCAATAAATCATAAAGATATAAGTAATAAACATTTTGAACTATTAAAAGAAGAATTTACAGATAAAGAGATATCAGAACTTTGTACATTTATTAGTTTTATTTCTTCTTCTCAAAAATTAGGTAGAATATATAATTTAACAGAAGAGTATCAACAAAATAAAGTTACTTCAATGAAAGAATTAACTTAG
- a CDS encoding GNAT family N-acetyltransferase, translating into MNYKIIHELSKNQIDELFELYKNEWWTNTRNKKEIEIMLNNSQVIIGIENKNKQLIGFSRVLTDYVYKAFIFDVVIHKKYRKEKLGKLLMDTILNHPDLNSVKNFELYCLEEMKSFYEKWGFNHNLKNLVFMRKD; encoded by the coding sequence TTGAACTATAAAATTATCCATGAATTATCCAAAAATCAAATTGATGAACTTTTTGAATTATACAAAAATGAATGGTGGACAAACACACGAAATAAAAAAGAAATTGAAATTATGTTAAATAACTCCCAAGTTATTATTGGTATTGAAAATAAAAATAAACAATTAATTGGATTTAGCAGAGTGTTAACGGATTATGTTTACAAAGCTTTTATTTTTGATGTAGTCATTCATAAAAAATATAGAAAAGAAAAACTTGGAAAATTATTAATGGATACTATCCTAAATCATCCTGATTTAAATAGTGTCAAAAATTTTGAACTATATTGTTTAGAAGAGATGAAATCATTTTATGAGAAATGGGGATTCAATCATAACCTAAAAAATCTAGTTTTTATGAGAAAAGACTAA
- a CDS encoding GNAT family N-acetyltransferase codes for MNYKIIHELSKNQIDELFELYKNEWWTNTRNKKEIEVMLNNSQVIIGIENKNKQLIGFSRVLTDYVYKAFIFDVIIHKKYRKEKLGKLLMDTILNHPDLNSVKNFELYCLEEMKSFYEKWGFNHNLKNLVFMRKD; via the coding sequence TTGAACTATAAAATTATCCATGAATTATCCAAAAATCAAATTGATGAACTTTTTGAGTTATACAAAAACGAATGGTGGACAAACACGCGAAATAAAAAAGAGATTGAAGTTATGCTAAATAACTCCCAAGTTATTATTGGTATTGAAAATAAAAATAAACAATTAATTGGATTTAGCAGAGTGTTAACGGACTATGTTTACAAAGCTTTTATTTTTGATGTAATCATTCATAAAAAATATAGAAAAGAAAAACTTGGAAAATTATTAATGGATACTATCCTAAATCATCCTGATTTAAATAGTGTCAAAAATTTTGAACTATATTGTTTGGAAGAGATGAAATCATTTTATGAGAAATGGGGATTCAATCATAACCTAAAAAATCTAGTTTTTATGAGAAAAGACTAA
- the nhaD gene encoding sodium:proton antiporter NhaD → MLKVLVSLLLLTVASFASSGGGEAQVNPDLTMTWVGISCLFIFVIGYYFVAAEEKYEIDKAKPALLIGTLMFMLVAVYYSMNGLDMDAVHNEASHLILEIAGIFFFLFVAMTYIESLIHMSVFDKLKYNLVSKGYTYRKLFWVTGLLAFFISPIADNLTTALILSTVLITIEKSRKDFLVPGAINIVVAANAGGAWSPFGDITTLMAWTAGKGDFTDFLFLFPAAIGGYLVTAIILSKFVPKEVPAFDVSTEKVPVMAEGAKVVMGLGIFTIFSAVVGHQVLHLPAMWGMMFGLALLKVYSYGLKKKYGKDHFNIFHSMAKIENNTLLFFFGILAAVGALYFIGWLGLAVHVYQPSVLGPTIANICVGFLSAIVDNVPVMSAVLKAGPEMGLDQWMLVTLTAGVGGSLISFGSAAGVGVMGKLHGIYTFGSHMKYAWTILVGYFASVAIWYLQYEIIGFYHAG, encoded by the coding sequence ATGTTAAAAGTTTTGGTGTCATTACTTTTACTTACTGTTGCATCTTTTGCATCTAGTGGTGGAGGAGAAGCACAAGTAAACCCTGATCTTACTATGACTTGGGTTGGTATTTCATGTTTGTTTATTTTTGTTATAGGTTACTATTTTGTAGCTGCAGAAGAGAAATATGAAATTGATAAAGCAAAACCTGCTTTACTAATTGGTACATTAATGTTTATGTTGGTTGCTGTTTATTATTCAATGAATGGCTTAGATATGGATGCTGTACACAATGAAGCATCTCATCTTATCTTAGAAATCGCAGGTATTTTCTTTTTCTTATTTGTTGCAATGACATATATTGAATCTTTGATTCATATGAGTGTATTTGATAAATTAAAATATAATCTTGTATCAAAAGGTTATACATATAGAAAACTTTTTTGGGTAACTGGTCTTTTAGCTTTTTTTATCTCACCAATTGCTGATAACTTAACAACTGCTTTGATTTTATCAACAGTTCTTATTACTATTGAAAAGAGTAGAAAAGACTTCTTAGTTCCAGGGGCTATAAATATTGTTGTTGCTGCAAATGCAGGTGGTGCATGGTCTCCTTTTGGTGATATTACTACTCTTATGGCATGGACAGCAGGAAAAGGTGACTTCACTGACTTCTTATTCTTATTCCCAGCTGCTATTGGTGGATATTTAGTTACAGCTATTATTTTGTCAAAATTTGTTCCAAAAGAGGTTCCAGCATTTGATGTTTCTACTGAAAAAGTTCCAGTTATGGCTGAGGGTGCAAAAGTAGTTATGGGACTTGGTATATTTACAATTTTTTCTGCAGTTGTTGGACACCAAGTATTACATTTACCTGCTATGTGGGGTATGATGTTTGGTTTAGCTTTACTTAAAGTTTATTCTTATGGTTTGAAGAAAAAATATGGGAAAGACCATTTTAATATCTTCCATTCAATGGCTAAAATTGAAAATAATACATTATTATTTTTCTTTGGTATTTTAGCAGCAGTTGGTGCCTTGTATTTTATCGGATGGCTAGGATTAGCAGTTCATGTTTATCAACCTTCTGTTTTAGGACCAACGATTGCAAATATTTGTGTTGGTTTTCTTTCAGCTATAGTTGATAATGTACCTGTTATGAGTGCTGTTTTAAAAGCAGGACCAGAAATGGGACTTGACCAATGGATGCTTGTAACGTTGACAGCTGGTGTTGGTGGTTCTTTAATCTCATTTGGTTCTGCTGCTGGTGTTGGTGTTATGGGTAAATTACATGGTATTTATACTTTTGGGTCACATATGAAATATGCTTGGACTATCTTAGTTGGATACTTTGCTTCTGTAGCAATTTGGTATTTACAATACGAAATTATTGGATTTTATCACGCGGGATAA
- the guaA gene encoding glutamine-hydrolyzing GMP synthase: MKHVPIVVLDFGSQYTQIIARKLREAGVYSEIVPYSESIEDIKARTPKGIILSGGPASVYAKDSYHPDKEIFELGLPILGICYGMQLISQYFGGSVIAADHHEYGKAKLNFEKQSDIFRDTTDGQTVWMSHGDRVETIPEGFEKIATSENSPYAAIADLDRLVYAFQFHPEVYHSVEGAKLLKNFAKYICGCESTWNMGSFAKEQIKKIQDQVGDKKVLCGVSGGVDSSVVATLLAEAIGDQLIPVFVDNGLLRANEREQVEAMFKARGVPLITVDATEQFLSKLAGVTDPETKRKIIGETFIKVFDEEAKKHDGIEFLAQGTLYTDVIESVSVKGPSKTIKSHHNVGGLPDWMTFDLIEPLREIFKDEVRLLGLELGIPKDMIGRHPFPGPGLAIRIMGDVNKPDLELLRKADVIMLDVLRATGYYDKTWQAFTVLLNVKSVGVMGDNRTYDNTVCVRIVEATDGMTATFAHIPHDILETISRRIINEVDGINRVVYDISSKPPATIEWE; encoded by the coding sequence ATGAAACATGTACCAATCGTTGTATTAGATTTTGGTAGTCAATATACTCAAATCATAGCAAGAAAACTAAGAGAAGCAGGAGTTTATTCTGAAATTGTTCCATATAGTGAAAGTATAGAAGATATAAAGGCTAGAACGCCAAAAGGTATAATTTTAAGTGGTGGACCAGCATCTGTTTATGCTAAAGATTCATATCACCCAGATAAAGAGATATTTGAGCTTGGATTGCCTATTTTGGGTATTTGTTACGGTATGCAACTTATTTCTCAATATTTTGGTGGAAGTGTAATAGCAGCTGATCATCATGAATATGGAAAAGCAAAATTAAACTTTGAAAAACAAAGTGATATTTTTAGAGATACTACAGATGGGCAAACTGTATGGATGAGCCATGGTGATAGAGTAGAAACTATTCCTGAAGGATTTGAAAAAATCGCAACAAGTGAAAATTCTCCTTATGCAGCTATTGCTGATTTGGATAGATTAGTTTATGCTTTTCAATTTCACCCAGAAGTTTACCACTCAGTTGAGGGTGCAAAACTACTTAAAAATTTTGCAAAATATATTTGTGGTTGTGAAAGCACATGGAACATGGGTTCTTTTGCAAAAGAACAAATCAAAAAAATCCAAGATCAAGTTGGAGATAAAAAAGTTCTTTGTGGTGTATCAGGAGGAGTTGATTCTTCTGTAGTTGCGACTCTTTTAGCAGAAGCAATTGGTGATCAATTGATCCCAGTATTTGTTGATAATGGACTTTTAAGAGCAAATGAAAGAGAACAAGTAGAAGCTATGTTTAAAGCAAGAGGTGTTCCTTTAATCACAGTTGATGCAACTGAGCAATTCTTAAGTAAACTAGCAGGTGTAACAGACCCAGAAACAAAAAGAAAAATCATCGGTGAAACATTTATCAAAGTATTTGATGAAGAGGCAAAAAAACATGATGGTATAGAATTTTTAGCACAAGGAACTTTATATACAGATGTTATCGAATCAGTATCAGTAAAAGGTCCTTCAAAAACTATCAAATCTCACCACAATGTAGGTGGACTTCCAGATTGGATGACATTTGATTTAATCGAGCCATTAAGAGAAATCTTCAAAGATGAAGTAAGACTTCTAGGACTTGAACTTGGAATTCCAAAAGATATGATAGGAAGACACCCTTTCCCTGGACCTGGACTTGCTATTAGAATCATGGGAGATGTAAATAAACCAGACCTAGAGCTTTTAAGAAAAGCAGATGTTATCATGTTAGATGTTCTAAGAGCAACTGGATATTATGATAAAACATGGCAAGCATTTACTGTACTATTAAATGTAAAATCAGTAGGAGTTATGGGTGATAACAGAACTTATGACAACACTGTTTGTGTAAGAATAGTAGAAGCAACAGATGGTATGACAGCAACATTTGCACATATTCCACATGATATTTTAGAGACGATTAGTAGAAGAATTATCAATGAGGTTGATGGGATAAATAGAGTGGTTTATGATATTAGTTCAAAACCGCCAGCAACTATCGAATGGGAATAA
- a CDS encoding putative quinol monooxygenase — MSESNTFVFAKITPKNEHFEQAKNELLGILEATRNEDGCVQFDLFVSDCGRHIHLFEEWQTKAALDNHHQEKHTQLVAQKFEHWLAAPTEVTLMKKL, encoded by the coding sequence ATGTCAGAAAGTAACACGTTTGTTTTCGCAAAAATCACACCTAAGAATGAGCACTTTGAGCAGGCAAAGAATGAGTTGCTAGGGATTCTAGAGGCGACAAGAAATGAAGATGGCTGCGTTCAGTTTGATCTGTTCGTGTCTGATTGTGGACGTCACATTCACCTTTTTGAAGAATGGCAGACGAAGGCTGCCTTAGATAACCATCATCAAGAGAAGCATACACAGCTGGTCGCACAGAAATTCGAACACTGGCTGGCAGCACCAACTGAAGTAACATTAATGAAAAAGCTATAA
- a CDS encoding 4-fold beta flower protein, with protein MTIVHNLFDSSGEWIAFRIGKNIYNSDADWIGWLPWDDNDVVTTDGEYLGTITNENRLYYFSSKPYRGYPGYPGYPGYPGYPGYPGFAGYSPLPFGAEDVILPKPE; from the coding sequence ATGACAATAGTACACAACTTATTTGATTCAAGTGGTGAATGGATTGCTTTTAGAATTGGGAAAAATATTTATAATTCTGATGCCGACTGGATTGGATGGTTACCTTGGGATGATAATGATGTAGTAACAACTGATGGAGAATATCTTGGAACTATTACAAATGAAAATCGTTTGTACTATTTTTCAAGTAAACCATATAGAGGATACCCTGGGTATCCGGGTTACCCGGGATATCCTGGATACCCCGGTTATCCAGGTTTTGCTGGTTATTCTCCACTTCCATTTGGTGCGGAGGATGTTATATTACCTAAGCCAGAGTAA
- a CDS encoding gamma-glutamylcyclotransferase family protein, whose product MDNSNQRLNDVFFYGLYMDEEILKNKNVEPRNKRVAFANDYQLRIGNMATLLRKKDSQAYGLVYSLTHDEIDTLYKKSGLTDYISESILVELDDGSKIATLCCILLNEPSSNESNPEYFKKLKLCMESYNLPLPTMV is encoded by the coding sequence ATGGATAATTCAAACCAAAGATTAAATGATGTATTTTTTTATGGATTATATATGGATGAAGAAATACTAAAAAATAAAAATGTTGAACCTAGAAATAAAAGAGTTGCTTTTGCAAATGATTATCAACTCAGAATTGGGAATATGGCAACACTTCTGAGAAAAAAAGATTCACAAGCTTATGGATTAGTATATTCATTAACCCATGATGAAATCGATACTTTATATAAAAAATCAGGACTAACTGATTATATTTCAGAATCAATATTAGTAGAATTAGATGATGGTTCAAAAATTGCCACTTTATGTTGTATTTTATTAAATGAACCATCAAGTAACGAAAGTAATCCTGAATACTTTAAAAAATTAAAACTATGTATGGAAAGTTATAATTTGCCTCTACCAACTATGGTATAA